The Thermoanaerobaculia bacterium genome contains a region encoding:
- a CDS encoding CRTAC1 family protein produces the protein MTFRVPVAAALLAAAACAVPPALPTISEYTGGASSVAADVDALFRTGRAAAPLAGAPAAPIRAAAESWREQAAEGATVETTIVGFPRRPERSARMRVRVVLSGLRRGDPAARVFADERFALDLERGESGWAVAGCRAEGESAVRSARPHLEEVSRAWGVAATHEACDPAEKTNYCIPATHHHPGIVLADFDGDGALDILLPSLHPRLLLNDGRGRFRDATAGSGLDRLPPGEAAGGIAADLDGDGRPEIFLTYAYSACRLLHNEGGGKFRDVTAESGLAGLSGTYTSAVFFDADGDGRLDLFVAAYGDARTTGPAYSGKNGPGSRFFRQVPRGGKPFFVDETESAGFTDRGWAFAASACDYDGDGDDDLYVANDFGKNCLYENVSTPGTPRFREVAAKAGVLDDGYGMGVTWGDYDNDGRFDLHVADFSSPYRWLIRSPKLPMPPLPAVVQAVARPIVVPMLLRRCQGDGLYRNRGDGTFERTSESAGVAEGGWAWGTELVDLDGDGREDLLVVNGMWEAAPDGRSDEVKFWNEMSAEGVAFHDGYWGGIDFGKDGMASHSRKHLYRNLGGGRFEDDAWLEGFDTRADTRGLAFGDLDGDGAPDIALSTFRGPVLVYRNGWTTPRRLTLRLVGKSPGNRDAIGAVVRLSSGGMAQIREVRAGSSYLSCSAKELYFGLGTAAAAETIEVRWPDGSREVRRNVAPGLLVWKEGAP, from the coding sequence CGATCTCCGAATACACCGGCGGCGCGTCCTCGGTCGCCGCCGACGTCGACGCGCTCTTCCGCACCGGGCGCGCGGCGGCCCCGCTCGCCGGGGCCCCCGCCGCGCCGATTCGCGCGGCCGCCGAGAGCTGGCGGGAGCAGGCCGCGGAAGGCGCGACGGTCGAGACGACGATCGTCGGCTTCCCGCGCCGCCCCGAACGCTCCGCCCGGATGCGCGTCCGAGTCGTCCTCTCCGGACTCCGCCGCGGAGATCCCGCGGCGCGGGTCTTCGCGGACGAACGGTTCGCGCTCGACCTCGAGCGGGGCGAGAGCGGTTGGGCGGTCGCCGGCTGCCGCGCCGAGGGCGAGTCCGCCGTGCGGAGCGCCCGGCCGCACCTCGAGGAGGTCTCGCGCGCGTGGGGAGTCGCCGCGACCCACGAGGCGTGCGACCCGGCGGAGAAGACGAATTACTGCATCCCCGCCACGCATCACCATCCCGGCATCGTGCTCGCGGATTTCGACGGCGACGGCGCCCTCGACATCCTTCTGCCCAGCCTGCATCCGCGCCTGCTCCTCAACGACGGCCGCGGGCGGTTCCGCGACGCGACGGCGGGATCGGGGCTCGACCGGCTTCCCCCGGGGGAGGCGGCGGGCGGGATCGCCGCCGACCTCGACGGGGACGGCCGACCGGAGATCTTCCTCACCTACGCCTACTCCGCGTGCCGGCTCCTCCACAACGAGGGAGGAGGGAAATTCCGGGACGTCACGGCGGAATCGGGGCTGGCCGGTCTCTCGGGAACGTACACCTCGGCCGTCTTCTTCGACGCCGACGGCGACGGCCGGCTCGATCTCTTCGTCGCCGCCTACGGGGACGCACGGACGACCGGGCCCGCGTACTCCGGGAAGAACGGGCCCGGCAGCCGGTTCTTCCGGCAGGTCCCGCGCGGCGGAAAGCCGTTCTTCGTCGACGAAACGGAGAGCGCCGGCTTCACGGATCGCGGCTGGGCGTTCGCGGCCTCGGCGTGCGATTACGACGGCGACGGCGACGACGACCTCTACGTCGCCAACGACTTCGGGAAGAACTGCCTCTACGAGAACGTGTCGACGCCGGGAACGCCCCGGTTCCGCGAGGTCGCCGCGAAGGCGGGCGTCCTCGACGACGGCTACGGCATGGGAGTGACGTGGGGCGACTACGACAACGACGGGCGTTTCGACCTCCACGTCGCGGATTTCTCCTCTCCGTACCGGTGGCTCATCCGCTCGCCGAAGCTGCCGATGCCGCCGCTCCCGGCCGTCGTCCAGGCGGTCGCCCGGCCGATCGTCGTCCCGATGCTGCTCCGCCGCTGCCAGGGGGACGGCCTCTACCGCAATCGCGGAGACGGCACGTTCGAGCGGACGTCGGAATCCGCGGGGGTCGCCGAGGGGGGCTGGGCCTGGGGAACGGAGCTCGTCGACCTCGACGGCGACGGGCGGGAGGATCTCCTCGTCGTCAACGGCATGTGGGAGGCGGCGCCGGACGGGCGGAGCGACGAAGTGAAGTTCTGGAACGAGATGTCCGCCGAAGGCGTCGCGTTCCACGACGGCTACTGGGGAGGGATCGACTTCGGGAAGGACGGGATGGCTTCGCACTCGCGCAAGCATCTCTACCGGAACCTCGGCGGCGGGCGGTTCGAGGACGACGCGTGGCTCGAAGGATTCGACACGCGGGCCGACACGCGGGGGCTCGCCTTCGGCGACCTCGACGGCGACGGCGCGCCCGACATCGCGCTCTCGACCTTCCGCGGTCCGGTCCTCGTCTACCGGAACGGCTGGACGACGCCGCGGCGGCTGACGCTGCGGCTCGTCGGGAAATCGCCCGGAAACCGCGACGCGATCGGCGCGGTCGTTCGACTGAGCTCGGGCGGGATGGCGCAGATCCGCGAAGTCCGCGCGGGCTCGTCCTATCTGTCGTGCTCCGCGAAGGAGCTCTATTTCGGGCTCGGGACCGCCGCCGCCGCCGAAACGATCGAAGTCCGCTGGCCCGACGGGAGCCGCGAGGTGCGCCGCAACGTCGCCCCGGGCCTCCTCGTCTGGAAGGAAGGCGCGCCTTGA